The genomic stretch TCAGTTTGTTCTTTAAACTAAATCAACattttcaatttattttttaaactaAATCAACACTTTCAGTTAACCGAATCATTTGTACTAAAATTAAACATGTCTAACACGAGGAATAAGGATGGAACCATCTATCAAGAGGGAAACTATGAGATCGTAAGATGCAAAATGGCCAAATGAAGGTACCAATTCAGCAACGCCGGGGAGCCCCTCGCGCCAGTGGATCTAGGCGCGATTTCCAGCCCTTGTGTCGGCAGCTCTGTGGGCGGACGGGTGATCACGGCGAGCCCCTGTCCCCTAGCGGCACAACGACGGCGGGCCCCTGTCCCCTAGCGCCACGACGTCGGGCAGCACATGGCGGCAGTGCATCTAGGGGCGATGTCATGCCCTTGCCCCAGCAGATCTGTGGGCGAGCGACGACGGCGGGCTagctggcggcgggggaggggtcgggtggaGGCAGggtgggcggtggcggatcCGTGGGCAGGCGATGACGGCAGAGCTGGGTGGGGCGGCGACAGTAGGGTggagggcggtggcggcaggctagctggcggcgggggaggggccgggcgaaggcgcggtgggcggtggcggatcCGTGGGCGGGCGACGATAGCGGAGCTGGGTGGGACGGTGACGACGGGCTAGCTGGTGGCGGGGGAGGGTCAGGTGAAGGCGGGATGGGTGGCAGCGGATCCGTGGgtgggcgacgacggcggagctAGGTAGGGGCGACGAtagcggggcggcgggcggcggcggcgggctggttggcggcgggggaggggtcgggcggaggtGGGGTGGGCGGCGGTGCTAGGCGGAGTGCGAGGCATCGGTGGGAGGCAATGGGAGATGGGGAAAAGGCGACGACCTAAGAAAATAAGCACAGCTGTTCGGCGGGCTGCTGGGCTATTGCTGTTTGGGCCGTAGCCGAACGGCTGGGCTGTACAGCAACAGCTGCAGCCCGCCAGAAAATCTCAAGTGAACAGGCCGATAGTTAAAGACACTCGACTGATCAAGAATTAACACAGTAAACAAGTACGGTCCCATACAGGTCCCTGCGGCAGCCTCTCGTAGGCGACGTTGCTGAGCGACGCGGCCACGGCGACGACGGGCCCCACGGCAATGAGCGCGCCGGCCACACTACCACCGATGATCTGGCCATGGTCCCCGGCTAGGAACGCGGCGAGGCTGGTggtgcccggcggcgccgggatccCGCGAGGGAGAGTATCTCAAACCTGCAGTGGAGCTCTTCACGGCGAGGGCAGTCGCCGGCCAAATACTCTGCATCCACCCCAGCAATTCCAAATCACCACCACGCacacctcctccaccttcccAGCTACCACCCAGAGCCACCCAAAGTGTAGGCCATGCGCTAAGTCGCCAGAATCGGGCGGATTCCCGGCTGCTATTGTCGTCAGCCACCAAACACCTCCGCCGACCAAAATCCTCAAAGCTCCTCCCACCATTTTCAAATCAACAAAGAAAAGAGCCTCTCCAGCTATTCTCCCCTCGCTAATTTCCCCCCAAATCTCAAGCAACAAAACTAGCAcaaattgatcaaaattaaTGTTATTGTATGTCGACTTCTTTTCCCCCAAAATCTCACGCAACAGAACTAGCACAAGCTGCAGCGGCTGGAGCTGAAAGGTAGCTTCCCCCAAGCCGCACTGCCCGAAGCTGCTAGTCAGCCCCGCTCGCGCCGCTTAGGGACAAGCAGCGGGCTGCCAGTACGAAGAGCTTCATCCACATGCTCCGCTCGGTGCCCGGACCCACCGAGGCCCTGGAGGTCTtcacggtggcggcgcggcagccCACGGCGGTCCACATCACGGAGTACTACAACTACATGCTGGTGCTGATGCGCGGGGTGCGGCCGTCGGGCAGCGAGTGGCGGGGCTCCAGGGGTGGCGGCTGGGGGCGGCGGGCCGCCTGgggcagcaggaggaggcgcaCGGTTGGCTTTGCGGGAGGAGACGGAGAAGAATAGAACGGAGAGGAACGAACCGGTATtcataaccagtggcaggtggataattttttaccccaaaagcacttgaaagtagGGGGCAAGGTGCTTTtaattttgtactagagcaaaagtagcttttgggcaaaagcacatGTAGTTTTTAGACCTTTTGGTTAGCTTTTGACTTTTGGAAAAACAAAAGCAGGTTGAAAAGCTTAACCAAAGGCACCTTTAATCTCGGTTTTGGGTTTTCTTTACTGTATGTAtgtagagatagagatagagatagagataggGAAGAGAAGAGATGTTTTGTACCTACCGTCGTCGGTCGAGCACTTTGGTATGATGTTCAAGAGCTTCGTAGaaattttatttctatttcttttgaTCATGTAAATCGGGAGGCAATTTGGCAGCTCATCATGTGCGGCACACTAGCCTCTTCTAGTAACGTTTCATGCTTTCCGGATGAGATACGTTCCTCTAGCTTGGTGGAAGTAAAGTAACCATCAAGATTGTACTCCTAGTTGTTCCGAGTAACTTGTGAATGCCCAAAACCACAAGAAATCCATTCGTGCTGACACTCCACGGCGGATTAACCACGGTGGCGGATCTTCACGTAGGAAACGCCGGTGCTGAGAGGAGGGCCACATCGCGCAGTGTGTGTGCCTTGGCCGTCTCGCAGGTCAACCACAAAGAGACGCGAAATTTGCGGCTACCCGTACCAGTATCCCCATTGATTTAAGCGCTGGATTCAATGCAGGGTGTGCCCCCCGTTCACTACTGGTGCTCTACCCGGCTGCTTTCAGTTTCAGGAGATACCTGCCACCTGTGTTGCTGTGCATGTTGCTTCCAGTAATTCTCAGTCTTTGGCCCATGGCATCGCGTCAAACAGAAGGCAATAGAGCGACGGACGACACACGCAATCCGCCACAACGCCATCTCGCACGAAGATCCATTTTCAGAGCCTCTGAAGACGCGTGCGAATGCGAAGTGGTGAAGAAACGACACGGGCGATGGTGTTGGAAGGCATAATCAATCGCCGGAGCGTGCTCCAGATCCGGAGGACCAGCGCCGAGGGTCTCTGATTAATGGGAGCCCTGTCGTGCTCGTCTGCTCGAGCTCGTGGATGCCCCTCCGACAGGACGAACCTCTCGATCGTCGTCATCCCAGCAATCCGATCGTGCACCTGGACCAAACCCTCGGCGCCACGCACTAGGGCGGGGTCAAACCGCTGCGCGTGGGCCCGCCCAAACCGAATCCACCACACCACTGGCAGCGGGGCCCACGGCCGCCAGGTGTCGAGGCGGGCGCTGCGGTCCGGAGCGCCGTCCGCCGTCGCGAGCCGATCCGACGGCTCCCTGCGGCCGAACTGACCGGCCACCGGACAGGGGCAGCTAGGtcattccgccgccgccgccgtcgtggttCCGTTCCGCCCCAACTCAACGCCCCCCGCGGCGCTGGGCGCCGAGCGAGCGAGCAGCCGGGCACTGACCAGACCACCATcactcgccgccgcgcgcaccacCCGACCCCGCGCTTTTTAAAACTGCGCCCCGAGCCCGTGCTCCGAGAGCCGCCGaacccaccgccaccgccggggcgcgcctccctccctctccctgtcTTCCCCCATGGGCCCCCGCGCCCGAGCCGGGACCGCTCCACCCACCGGCCGGTGCGCGCGCCGCGGATAGATCCCACGCCCGTCCGCAGACCAGATCCGATGCTGGAGACGGCGGCCGTCTCCTCcccccgcgccgcggccgcggcagtcactgccgccggggcggcggcggcggcggcggcggcggcgtcgacggccgTCTCCTCCCCGCGTCGGGGTGGGGGCGGCGCCGCGCACCACCACCGGCGTTGGGCGCCGGCCCCGTACAGGGCGTGCCTGGTCGCGCTCTGGCTGGTGGGCTTCGCGCTCGTCTTCCTGTGGCAGAGCACCTCCGTGGGCCGCGTGCGGCTCTACACGCGCCCGCCCATGCCCAAGcgcgcggcgtcgtcgtcgatgGGGCAGTGGGTGGCCTCCCCGCCCGTGTACGATCTGAGGGAGTTCGGGGCGTTCGGGGACGGGCGGACGGTGAACACGGCCGCGTTCGAGGCGGCGGTCGCGGCGATCGCCGAGAGAGGCGGCGGGAGGCTCACCGTGCCCGTCGGCCGGTGGCTCACCGCGCCGTTCAACCTCACCAGCCGCATGACGCTattcctcgccgccggcgctgagATCCTGGGGGTCCAGGTGAGACATTCAGCTGCTATTTGCATCAACTTTGTTTAGTTAAAAAGACGATGCTCTTGGATCTTTGGTCGATCTCGGATTTCTGTACTCGGGCAAGTGAAAAGGAATGCTGCTATGTATCGTTGTTATACAAGTAACTGCTACCAGTGATCTTTGCATGAAATGGTGTTGTCATCTGGTGTCATGCAACAGTTCAATGAGATATATTAGTAATATCTGGTATTGGTGACATGCAGGACAACAAATAGTTGCTTTCAAAATTTTATCAAATTTGCTGCTAAGTTCACCACAAAAATAGCTATCTACTGGTGTCATGTTCAACTGCACGTCAAGATTTGCTGAAGCTTATAGTTTGACACTTGGGCAAGCATTTATATAAACACTGAAGTGACTGAATTGTCAAATTTGGACTGATAGGTAAAGCATGCTGGTTAGTCCCAACTTATGTTGTGGTTTTGTTAGGTCAGTTGAGACTTGCTTTGTATGCAAAAGAAATTACACTGATACATCTTTGTGCTTTCATAAAATTCTCTCAACCTTAGATAGAGCACGACAAGAATTTTCTTACCTATTATTTTATACTGGTACCTTTTTTCAGTTTGGTGCCCTTATTTACCAATTGAGTTAACATTGGCGAGTTCTTTGTATTACTTTTTATCCAAGGATGAAAGATATTGGCCATTAATGTCGCCATTACCATCATATGGGTATGGAAGAGAGCACAAGGGACCTCGATACGGAAGCCTTATACACGGTCAAGACCTTAAGGATGTGACTATTACAGGTAGGTTGCGCTTTTTGATTCATTTTTCTTATTCATTCATATGAAATCATTATTGCCAAACTGATTTCATCTTGTATACATTATCGACATACAAAACCATAGGAAGCGTTAGTAGTTGCTGAAACTTCAACTGATACTTATTTCATGGAAACACCTAATCTCTAGTTTAGCGAATTAATTCTAACTTGTGAGAAGTTCTTTCATTGTAAGAATAAAAGTGTGGATGAGAAGATATTATTCTTGCTAAATACTGCTAAATATCACATGACTTATCCATTAGAGAAATGAATGCTGGCATTGTTGCTTGTTTCTCTTCTGCAGTCCCAGTTTCCTGAAATTGTTATGATTTTTCAGTTGACATTCAGTCTTGTTGACTCCTTTCTAAATAGGCAATAACGGTACCATAAATGGACAAGGTCAAAGCTGGTGGGTAAAATTTCGGAGAAAACAGCTTAATCACACAAGGGGTCCTCTAGTCCAGCTCATGCGATCAAGTAACATTATCATTTCGAATATCACTCTTCGTGATTCTCCCTTCTGGACTCTTCACACATACGACTGCAAGAATGTTACAATCTCAGAAGCTACAATATTGGCTC from Setaria italica strain Yugu1 chromosome II, Setaria_italica_v2.0, whole genome shotgun sequence encodes the following:
- the LOC101756418 gene encoding probable polygalacturonase; this translates as MLETAAVSSPRAAAAAVTAAGAAAAAAAAASTAVSSPRRGGGGAAHHHRRWAPAPYRACLVALWLVGFALVFLWQSTSVGRVRLYTRPPMPKRAASSSMGQWVASPPVYDLREFGAFGDGRTVNTAAFEAAVAAIAERGGGRLTVPVGRWLTAPFNLTSRMTLFLAAGAEILGVQDERYWPLMSPLPSYGYGREHKGPRYGSLIHGQDLKDVTITGNNGTINGQGQSWWVKFRRKQLNHTRGPLVQLMRSSNIIISNITLRDSPFWTLHTYDCKNVTISEATILAPIAGAPNTDGIDPDSCENVVIKNCYISVGDDGIAIKSGWDQYGIAYGRPSANIIIQNVVIRSMVSAGVSIGSEMSGGVSNVLVENVHVWDSRRGVRIKTAPGRGAYVSNISYRNISLEHVRVGIVIKTDYNEHPDEGFNPKAMPIIENISYTSIHGQGVRVPVRIQGSAEIPVKNVTFQDMSVGIVDRKHHVFQCSFVQGQVIGYVFPVPCKNLDVYNERRELVKQSTFQNISDIDYSF